One region of Zingiber officinale cultivar Zhangliang chromosome 7B, Zo_v1.1, whole genome shotgun sequence genomic DNA includes:
- the LOC122006365 gene encoding HMG-Y-related protein A-like codes for MCPPFYFPSIFCKSFAFFPLHLSPHQSDLDPSSVPQSIFAMATAAVEDEKAYPEMIMAAITALGDADKSAILDHIDSNRRDLPPDHASLLATHLDRLTESGELLLVADKYSKPGGAQSQAPAKRGRGRPPKPKPEVPSGSELPSPRPRGRPPKPKDPLEAAVAKAAAGFPRARGRPPKAEKAVGSTVGGAVVVGVKRGRGRPPKVKPALVAEAV; via the exons ATGTGCCCTCCTTTTTATTTTCCGTCGATTTTCTGTAAATCCTTCGCGTTCTTTCCTCTCCACTTGTCTCCCCATCAATCCGATCTCGATCCTTCTTCCGTTCCTCAATCGATCTTCGCCATGGCTACTGCTGCCGTCGAAGACGAGAAGGCGTACCCCGAG ATGATCATGGCGGCGATCACGGCGCTAGGCGACGCTGATAAGTCAGCCATCTTAGACCACATCGACTCCAACCGACGCGACCTTCCGCCGGACCACGCGTCGCTCCTCGCGACGCACCTCGACCGCCTGACGGAGAGCGGCGAGCTGTTGCTCGTCGCCGACAAGTACTCGAAGCCCGGGGGCGCGCAGTCGCAGGCGCCCGCCAAGCGCGGCCGCGGCCGGCCTCCGAAGCCGAAGCCGGAGGTGCCGTCCGGCTCCGAGCTCCCTTCGCCTCGGCCGCGGGGGCGGCCGCCGAAGCCCAAGGATCCGCTGGAGGCTGCGGTGGCCAAGGCGGCCGCTGGGTTCCCTCGTGCCCGCGGGCGTCCGCCGAAGGCCGAAAAGGCTGTGGGGTCGACGGTGGGCGGTGCGGTGGTGGTCGGGGTGAAGAGAGGGCGCGGGCGGCCGCCGAAGGTGAAGCCCGCGCTCGTGGCGGAAGCGGTGTAA